The following DNA comes from Kitasatospora sp. NBC_01287.
CCCGTGAAGTCCGCGACGCCGTGAAGGCCGGCAGCAGCCGCGTCACCTGGATCCGCGTCGAGCAGTGGGAACCCGACGCCAGCCGCTGGACGCTGTTCGACCTCATCGACCCCAAGGAGTGGTGATGACCACCGACCCGACCGTTCTCGCCGTTCAAGAAGCCCGACGCACCATCTACGAGGCCCTGAACACCCTGCCAGCGTGGGACGCCGCCCGGGTTCGCGCCCAACTCGCCGAGCTGGAGCGGGCCGTTGAGGCCCACGTCCGTGAGCAGGTCGCCCGCGGGTACGAGGCCGGGATTGTCACATGGGAGGGCATGGGCGATCGCGCCCGCGACAGAAACGACATGCTTCGCATGGCTGCGCGCATCGCCCGCAACGGAGTAGCCCAGTGACGGTCCGCCAGGTCACCGTCCACGTCGTCACCTGCGACGGCTGCGGCCGTGAACTCGGCCAGGGCTACGGCCACCGCGAAACCTACGACACCCAGCACGAAGCCGACACCGCCGCGCGAGACGCCGGCTGGACCCCGCACCCCGACGGAACCCACTACTGCCAGACAGGAGAACACCGGTGACCCTCACCCCGCGACAGATCAACCAGCGCCTCGCCCTCCACGATCAACTCCTCAACATCCTCACCGAGGCGCAGCAAGAACGCCCCGAACGCCAGGAAGTCTTCAACGGCGAACTTGACTGGGTCACATTCGAACGGACCGTCATGCTCAACGCGGTCAACGCCGCGCGGGCCGCCCAGCTTCTGCCGCCTATCCCCATCAGTGCCGTCGAGGCTGTCGAGCAGCAGGCCATCGGCCACTCCGACTACAGCACCAAGTTCGCCCTGTACTGCGTCGAACTCGCCCTGGAGCAGGCGTGATCGACCAGAAGCCCGACGCTTACGACGAGGACGAGGACGACCCGTTCGACCACGATGGCTGCTACCAGCCGCACGTCCGTAGCGGCGACTACTACGACTGCGACGGCCGACCCCTCTGACAAGGAGCAGCACATGCCCGCGAAGCCCGGCCGGATCTACCAGCAGTGCGACCCGCGCGTCATCTACCCGACGCGGATCCGCATCGACACGATCCACGACGACCACGCCGCGATCACCTACCTCGACACCAGAAGGCCAGGCATCATCTACGGCCGGATCCGCACGGACCAGCTCCACGACTCCCCGACCACCAAGACCGGCAAGCCCCGCCGCACCGGATACGCACTGGAGACGAAGTGAAGATCACCGTAACGATCACCGTCGAGGTCGAACGAGCCGACGGCACCTACACCAAGACCACCGAACGCCGTGAAACCACCACCGGCGACAACCCCCGCTTCGAGGTCGACGAGTGCGCCAAGGCGATCGACGCGACCGCCACGGTCATCAACCGCCGGATCGACGACAAGGCCGTTGAGGCCCGATTCAAGGGCGACGCCTGCCCGACGTGTACCGGGACCGGCGGCGACCACCAGATCGGCTGCCAGTCGTGACTGCGCTCGTCGTGGCTGTGGCCGCCGTGGCCGGCTACCTGGCCGGCCGGCTCCGCCCGTGGGGCTGGCTCGGCGACTGGGCGAAGGGACAGATGCGGAGCAGTGGGAGCTGGTACTGCGGCAGTAAGCTCCGCCAGACGGTGTTGCTTCTCGCCCTGGCTGTCACTGCTCCCCGCGAAACCCTGCGCGCCCTGCGCCACCGCAAGGACGACCCCGAGCCGCCCGTCGTCTACAGCCCGAACTGGGTGGCCAGGAGCGACACGCCCGGCGCCTGACGCGGGCCCAACTTCCCTGCTCAGGGCACGGATTGGGCCCGCAAGGCAGATGCGATCAAGTGGCACAAATGAGATAATCGACGCATACCACCCAGCCCGAGAGGCACCCTCATGCCGACCCGAATCACCCTCGCCGACGTCCACGCCCTCGCCACCGAAGCTCACGCCGGACAGTTCGACAAGATCGGTGCCCCGTACATCCGGCACGTCGAAGCTGTCGCCGCCGGCCTCGCACCGTTCGGCGTCGGCATGCAGATGGCCGGGCTCCTCCACGACACCCTCGAAGACACCGACCTGACCGCCGAACAGCTGCTCGCCGCCGGGGTGCCGGGTACAGTCGTCGATCTGGTGCAACGGGTGACGAACAACCCGGACGTCACCTACCAGGCGAAGATCGAGGCGATCGTCACGAACTACGGCGCCACCCTCATCAAGATCGCTGATAACGCGCACAACAGCCACCCCGACCGGACCGCCCAGCTCCCTGCTGAGAAGCGCGAGCGCCTCGCCCGAAAGTACGCAGACGCCCGCAGTGTGCTCTGGGCAGCCGTCCCCGTCGAAGACGTCAAGGCGATCGTCAGCATCGTCAACCCGGCGCTTCTCGGCGAGCTGGGGGCTCAGCTGTGGCGGTGAAGCACCACCCTTGGCTGTACCGGACCGGCCGTCACGGCTGCTGGGCGTCGTGCACATGCGGCGACTGGCAGTCCCGCACCTACACCACCGTCACCGGCGCGCACCTCGCGTACGGCAAGCACCTACTGGAGGCCCGGCGATGACTCGCCCGCTGCTCCTGATCGATGTTGACGGACCGCTCAATCCGTTCGCCGCGAAGGCCACCCGACGCCCCGACGGATACTCCACCTACCGCATGCTGCCCGCCTCCTGGATCGCCCGG
Coding sequences within:
- a CDS encoding HD domain-containing protein, which codes for MPTRITLADVHALATEAHAGQFDKIGAPYIRHVEAVAAGLAPFGVGMQMAGLLHDTLEDTDLTAEQLLAAGVPGTVVDLVQRVTNNPDVTYQAKIEAIVTNYGATLIKIADNAHNSHPDRTAQLPAEKRERLARKYADARSVLWAAVPVEDVKAIVSIVNPALLGELGAQLWR